One window of Halopseudomonas maritima genomic DNA carries:
- the fusA gene encoding elongation factor G, whose product MTDLSLYRNIGIFAHVDAGKTTTTERILKLTGKIHKLGETHEGESTTDFMEQEAERGITIQSAAVSCFWKGHRFNVIDTPGHVDFTVEVYRSLKVLDGGIGVFCGSGGVEPQSETNWRYANDSKVSRLIFVNKLDRIGADFLRVTEQVKSVLGAKPLIMTLPIGREDTFSGVVDLLTRKAYIWDETGLPENYKVEDVPADMADDVETYREQLIESAVEMDDDLMMAYMDGEEPAIDDIKRCIRKGTLELAFFPTYCGSAFKNKGMQLLLDAVVDYLPSPTEVNPQPLTDEEGNPTGEHAIVSADEPFRALAFKIMDDRFGALTFCRIYSGNLNKGDTILNSFTGKTERVGRMVEMQADERNELTFATAGDIIAIVGMKNVQTGHTLCDPKNPCTLEAMVFPEPVISISVEPKDKGSTEKMGVAIGKMVAEDPTFRVETDPDSGETILKGMGELHLDIKVDILKRTYGVELVVGQPQVAYRETITREVEDSYTHKKQSGGSGQYGKIDYVIRPGEPNSGFTFKSSVVGGNVPKEFFPAIEKGFASLMGTGPLAGFPVLDVDFELTDGGFHAVDSSAIAFEIAAKGAFRQSMPKAGPQLLEPVMKVDVFTPEDHVGDVIGDLNRRRGMIAGQEAGVTGVRIKADVPLAEMFGYISTLRTMTSGRGQFSMEFSHYSACPANVAETVIAKEKEKRAAK is encoded by the coding sequence ATGACTGATCTATCCCTCTACCGCAATATTGGTATCTTCGCCCACGTTGATGCCGGTAAAACCACTACAACTGAACGTATCCTCAAGCTCACCGGCAAGATCCACAAGCTGGGTGAAACACACGAGGGTGAGTCCACCACCGACTTCATGGAACAGGAAGCCGAGCGCGGTATTACCATTCAGTCCGCTGCTGTCAGCTGCTTCTGGAAAGGCCACCGCTTCAACGTCATCGACACCCCCGGCCACGTTGACTTCACCGTAGAAGTATATCGTTCGCTGAAAGTTCTCGACGGCGGCATCGGCGTATTCTGTGGTTCCGGCGGCGTTGAGCCCCAGTCCGAAACCAACTGGCGCTACGCGAACGACTCCAAAGTTTCCCGTCTGATCTTCGTCAACAAGCTGGACCGTATCGGTGCAGACTTCCTGCGCGTAACCGAGCAGGTCAAGAGCGTACTGGGCGCCAAGCCGCTGATCATGACCCTGCCGATTGGCCGCGAAGACACCTTCTCCGGTGTGGTTGACCTGCTGACCCGCAAAGCCTACATCTGGGACGAGACCGGTCTGCCGGAAAACTACAAGGTCGAAGACGTGCCGGCCGACATGGCTGACGACGTCGAAACCTACCGCGAGCAGCTGATCGAAAGCGCCGTGGAAATGGACGACGACCTGATGATGGCCTACATGGACGGCGAAGAACCGGCCATCGACGACATCAAGCGTTGCATCCGCAAGGGCACCCTGGAGCTGGCGTTCTTCCCGACCTACTGCGGTTCCGCGTTCAAGAACAAGGGCATGCAACTGCTGCTCGACGCCGTTGTTGACTACCTGCCGTCGCCGACTGAGGTTAACCCGCAGCCGCTGACCGACGAAGAAGGTAACCCCACCGGTGAGCACGCTATCGTCTCTGCCGACGAGCCCTTCCGCGCCCTGGCCTTCAAGATCATGGACGACCGTTTCGGCGCCCTGACCTTCTGCCGCATCTACTCCGGTAACCTGAACAAGGGTGACACCATCCTCAACTCGTTCACCGGCAAGACCGAACGTGTTGGCCGCATGGTAGAAATGCAGGCGGACGAGCGTAACGAACTGACCTTCGCTACCGCAGGCGACATCATCGCCATCGTCGGCATGAAGAACGTTCAAACCGGTCACACCCTGTGTGATCCGAAGAACCCCTGCACCCTGGAAGCGATGGTCTTCCCCGAGCCGGTAATCTCTATCTCTGTTGAGCCGAAAGACAAGGGCTCCACCGAGAAGATGGGTGTTGCCATCGGCAAGATGGTTGCAGAAGATCCGACCTTCCGCGTTGAAACCGATCCGGATTCCGGCGAAACCATCCTCAAGGGCATGGGCGAGCTGCACCTGGACATCAAGGTCGACATCCTCAAGCGTACCTACGGCGTTGAGCTGGTTGTAGGTCAGCCGCAGGTTGCCTACCGCGAAACCATCACTCGCGAAGTTGAAGACAGCTACACCCACAAGAAGCAGTCGGGTGGTTCTGGTCAATACGGTAAGATCGACTACGTCATTCGTCCCGGCGAGCCGAACTCCGGCTTCACCTTCAAGTCCAGCGTTGTTGGCGGTAACGTACCGAAGGAATTCTTCCCGGCTATCGAGAAGGGCTTCGCCTCTCTGATGGGCACTGGCCCGCTGGCTGGCTTCCCGGTTCTGGACGTTGACTTCGAGCTGACCGACGGTGGCTTCCACGCCGTTGACTCCTCGGCCATCGCGTTCGAAATCGCCGCCAAGGGTGCCTTCCGTCAGTCCATGCCCAAGGCCGGCCCGCAGCTGCTGGAACCGGTCATGAAGGTGGACGTGTTCACCCCCGAAGACCACGTTGGTGACGTCATCGGTGACCTGAACCGTCGCCGTGGCATGATCGCTGGCCAGGAAGCCGGTGTAACTGGCGTACGCATCAAGGCCGATGTACCGCTGGCAGAAATGTTCGGCTACATCAGCACCCTGCGTACCATGACCTCCGGTCGTGGCCAGTTCTCCATGGAGTTCTCGCACTACTCCGCGTGCCCGGCCAACGTTGCCGAGACCGTGATCGCCAAGGAGAAAGAGAAGCGCGCTGCCAAATAA
- a CDS encoding YfcC family protein, which translates to MADTNNVEQGDAIAEERVGFQMPHIYVILFVFTAIAAVLTHFIPAGLYDRVTLENGRVAINPESYRQVEATPVSLEQFMLAIPQGLVDASMVVFFTFIIGGMFMVIRTTGVIDIAVDKLTRRFANRSVLILPVLMVTFSVVATLIGTQELALVYVPVILPLMIALRFDSITAVGVALLATTAGFSSGVLNPINTGLGQMIAEVPIYSGAGLRSLLFLLLVGSGVLYITRYALKVRANPALSLMAGDSKEAEKRRHYQHEDIGEPMHFTPRQFWAGISALGFFAIMVWGVLTRGWFMMEMAGLFVIMGVAVGMIAGLSLGTICEAFNRGFREVLVGAMICGLARAVAVMLEQGQVMDTLVFGLGNLVGSFPETLAAVGMFISQVGFNFVIPSGSGQALVTMPIMAPLSDLIGVTRQTAVLAYQLGDGLSNILYPTSGYFMATLALGGVTWDRWVRFFLPLFGIWIGISLCFVIYAQVVGWTG; encoded by the coding sequence GTGGCCGATACCAATAATGTAGAACAGGGCGACGCTATCGCCGAAGAGCGGGTCGGCTTTCAGATGCCGCACATCTACGTCATCCTTTTTGTGTTTACCGCTATCGCAGCGGTGCTCACGCACTTTATTCCTGCGGGCCTGTACGACCGGGTGACCCTGGAGAACGGTCGGGTCGCGATCAACCCCGAGAGTTATCGCCAGGTTGAAGCTACCCCGGTCAGCCTGGAGCAATTCATGCTGGCGATTCCGCAAGGCCTAGTCGATGCCTCCATGGTGGTGTTTTTCACCTTCATCATTGGCGGCATGTTCATGGTCATTCGCACTACCGGCGTGATCGATATCGCGGTGGACAAGCTGACCCGCCGCTTTGCCAACCGCTCGGTGCTTATTCTGCCGGTGCTGATGGTTACCTTCTCGGTTGTTGCTACCCTGATCGGGACGCAGGAGCTGGCGCTGGTCTATGTGCCGGTTATTCTGCCGCTGATGATCGCCCTGCGTTTTGACAGTATTACGGCTGTGGGTGTCGCGCTGCTGGCCACCACGGCCGGGTTTTCCTCCGGTGTGCTCAACCCGATCAACACCGGGCTGGGTCAGATGATTGCCGAAGTGCCGATCTACTCCGGTGCGGGTCTGCGTTCGCTGCTGTTCCTGCTGCTGGTCGGGTCTGGTGTGCTCTATATCACGCGCTATGCCCTGAAGGTGCGGGCCAATCCGGCGCTGAGCCTGATGGCGGGTGACAGCAAGGAAGCCGAAAAGCGCCGCCATTACCAGCACGAGGATATCGGTGAGCCGATGCACTTCACCCCTCGCCAGTTCTGGGCGGGCATCTCAGCACTGGGCTTTTTCGCGATCATGGTCTGGGGCGTGCTGACGCGCGGCTGGTTCATGATGGAAATGGCCGGTCTGTTCGTGATCATGGGTGTGGCTGTGGGCATGATCGCCGGCCTGTCGCTGGGCACTATCTGCGAGGCCTTCAATCGCGGCTTCCGTGAAGTGCTGGTCGGCGCCATGATCTGCGGCCTGGCGCGGGCTGTGGCGGTGATGCTGGAGCAGGGTCAGGTAATGGACACCCTGGTGTTCGGATTGGGCAATCTGGTTGGCTCCTTCCCCGAGACGCTGGCAGCCGTTGGCATGTTCATCTCTCAGGTGGGCTTCAACTTTGTGATTCCGTCCGGAAGTGGCCAGGCGCTGGTGACCATGCCGATCATGGCGCCGCTGTCCGACTTGATTGGTGTCACCCGTCAGACGGCGGTACTGGCGTACCAGCTGGGTGACGGCCTGTCGAACATCCTGTATCCGACCTCGGGCTACTTCATGGCGACATTGGCGCTGGGTGGCGTCACCTGGGATCGCTGGGTGCGTTTCTTCCTGCCGCTGTT